GGGGAAAATTGATACCACCTGAAATATTGAAGAGAGTATTCGAGCCCTTTTTCACCACGAAATCCTACGGAACGGGGCTTGGGCTTTCTATATGCAAAAGTATCGTAGAGGAACACAACGGACAGATTCAAGCGGAAAGCGACGCTGAAAAGGGAACAGTGTTCAGAGTCATACTTCCCTCTGGAGGTGAGTGAGTTGTTGAAACGAATTCTGATCGTTGAAGATGAACCAAACATGAGGCTTCTTCTCGAGGAAGAGTTTACCGATGAAGGTTACGAAGTCATCAGTACCAGCTCCGGAAAAAAGGCTCCAGAAATACTTGAAGAGAGCAAGATAGATTTGGTGACGATTGACATTGAGATGCCGGATATCAATGGTCTGGAACTCGCTGGATTGTTGAGAAAAGATTACCCAGGACTCAAAATTGTCCTCCTTACGGCCTATTCTCATTACAAGCAGGACCTCTCTTCGTGGGCCGCCGATGCTTACATCGTTAAGTCTTCTGACCTCGGCGAACTCAAAAAAACCATTAGAGAACTTCTCGAACAATAGAAAATTGAATAGACGCTGGAGGTGTTTTGATGGATTACAAGGATACTCTAAATCTTCCCAGTACAGGTTTTAAGATGAAGGCCAATTTGGTTAACAGAGAACCGATGCAGCTCAAAGAATGGGAGAAAATGGGTTTATACGATTACATACGCGAACAGAGAAAAGGCGCTCCCCTTTTCATATTACACGATGGCCCACCCTACGCGAACGGGAATATACACGTGGGTACAGCTCTCAACAAGATACTCAAGGACTTCATAATAAAATACAAGACATTACGAGGTTACGATGCTCCGTACATTCCTGGTTGGGATACCCATGGTTTGCCCATTGAGCAAAAGGTTACTTCTGAGCTTGGAGCAA
This genomic interval from Kosmotoga pacifica contains the following:
- a CDS encoding response regulator, yielding MKRILIVEDEPNMRLLLEEEFTDEGYEVISTSSGKKAPEILEESKIDLVTIDIEMPDINGLELAGLLRKDYPGLKIVLLTAYSHYKQDLSSWAADAYIVKSSDLGELKKTIRELLEQ